Proteins from a genomic interval of Sphingomonas sp. Y38-1Y:
- the kdpB gene encoding potassium-transporting ATPase subunit KdpB → MATAQAKSLFTADLVVPAIQASFLKLSPRELIRNPVMFVTAVVAVLMTTLLVIGHDDLSLAFKAQLAVWLWLTVLFGTFAEALAEGRGKAQAASLRATKAELVAKRLKGDGREVDSVPASQLRVGDVVLVETGDLIPSDGDVVAGVASVNEAAITGESAPVIREAGGDRSAVTAGTRVISDEIRVRVTVEPGKGFLDRMIALVEGAERQKTPNEVALTILLVGLTIIFLIAVGTIPGFASYAGGSIPVAILAALLITLIPTTIAALLSAIGIAGMDRLVRFNVLAKSGRAVEAAGDVDVLLLDKTGTITIGDRQASEFRPVGGAADAELAEAALLASLADETPEGRSIVALARERYSLGHAMPDGAEVIPFTAQTRVSGVRFGDTLIQKGAVDSILRANAGAPETAAATELRRITDEIARAGGTPLAVAKDGRLLGAIFLKDVVKSGIRERFGELRAMGIRTVMITGDNPLTAAAIAAEAGVDDFLAQATPEDKLALIRKEQAGGRLVAMCGDGTNDAPALAQADVGVAMNTGTQAAREAGNMVDLDSDPTKLIEVVGLGKQLLMTRGALTTFSVANDVAKYFAIIPAMFVALYPGLGVLNVMGLATPESAILSAIIFNALIIPLLVPLALKGVAFKPMAAGPLLARNLAVYGLGGLVAPFAGIKLIDLVVTSVGMA, encoded by the coding sequence ATGGCAACTGCCCAAGCCAAAAGCCTGTTCACCGCCGACCTTGTCGTGCCGGCGATCCAGGCCTCGTTCCTCAAGCTGTCGCCGCGCGAGCTGATCCGCAATCCGGTCATGTTCGTCACCGCGGTCGTGGCGGTGCTGATGACGACCCTGCTCGTCATCGGCCACGACGACCTCAGCCTCGCCTTCAAGGCGCAGCTCGCGGTCTGGTTGTGGCTGACCGTCCTGTTCGGCACCTTTGCCGAGGCGCTGGCGGAGGGGCGCGGCAAGGCACAGGCGGCGAGCCTGCGAGCGACCAAGGCCGAGCTCGTCGCCAAGCGGCTGAAGGGCGACGGTCGCGAGGTCGACAGCGTGCCGGCGAGCCAGCTTCGCGTCGGCGACGTGGTGCTGGTCGAGACCGGCGACCTCATCCCCTCCGACGGCGACGTCGTCGCGGGCGTCGCCAGCGTCAACGAAGCGGCGATCACCGGCGAGAGCGCGCCGGTGATCCGCGAGGCGGGCGGCGACCGCTCGGCCGTGACCGCGGGCACGCGCGTCATCTCCGACGAGATCCGCGTCCGCGTCACGGTCGAGCCCGGCAAGGGCTTTCTCGACCGCATGATCGCGCTGGTCGAAGGGGCCGAGCGGCAGAAGACGCCGAACGAGGTCGCGCTGACGATCCTGCTCGTCGGCCTCACCATCATCTTCCTGATCGCGGTCGGCACCATTCCGGGCTTCGCCAGCTATGCTGGCGGGTCGATCCCGGTCGCGATCCTGGCGGCGCTGCTCATCACGCTGATCCCGACCACCATCGCCGCTTTGCTGTCGGCGATCGGCATCGCGGGCATGGACCGGCTGGTCCGCTTCAACGTCCTCGCCAAGTCGGGCCGCGCGGTCGAGGCGGCGGGCGATGTCGACGTGCTGCTCCTCGACAAGACGGGCACGATCACGATCGGCGACCGCCAGGCGTCCGAATTCCGCCCGGTCGGCGGCGCCGCCGACGCGGAGCTGGCCGAGGCCGCACTGCTTGCCAGTCTCGCAGACGAGACGCCGGAAGGTCGCTCGATCGTCGCGCTCGCCCGCGAGCGCTATTCGCTGGGCCATGCAATGCCAGACGGTGCCGAGGTCATTCCCTTCACCGCGCAGACGCGCGTGTCGGGGGTGCGCTTCGGCGACACGCTGATCCAGAAGGGTGCGGTCGACTCGATCCTGCGCGCCAACGCGGGCGCACCCGAGACCGCGGCCGCCACCGAGCTTCGCCGCATCACCGACGAGATCGCGCGCGCCGGCGGCACGCCGCTGGCGGTCGCGAAGGACGGCCGGCTGCTCGGCGCGATCTTCCTCAAGGACGTGGTCAAGTCGGGCATCCGCGAACGCTTCGGCGAACTGCGCGCGATGGGCATCCGCACGGTGATGATTACCGGCGACAACCCGCTGACCGCCGCCGCGATCGCGGCCGAGGCGGGCGTAGACGATTTCCTCGCCCAGGCGACGCCGGAGGACAAGCTGGCGCTGATCCGCAAGGAACAGGCCGGCGGGCGACTGGTCGCGATGTGCGGCGACGGCACCAACGACGCCCCCGCCCTCGCCCAGGCCGATGTCGGCGTCGCGATGAACACCGGCACACAGGCGGCGCGCGAGGCGGGGAACATGGTCGACCTCGACAGCGATCCCACCAAGCTGATCGAGGTCGTGGGCCTCGGCAAGCAGCTCCTGATGACGCGCGGGGCGCTGACGACCTTCTCGGTCGCCAACGATGTCGCCAAGTATTTCGCGATCATCCCGGCGATGTTCGTCGCGCTCTATCCCGGCCTTGGCGTGCTCAATGTCATGGGGCTGGCGACGCCGGAGAGCGCGATCCTGTCGGCGATCATCTTCAACGCGCTCATCATCCCGCTGCTCGTCCCGCTCGCGCTCAAGGGCGTGGCGTTCAAGCCGATGGCGGCGGGGCCGCTGCTGGCGCGCAACCTGGCCGTCTATGGTCTTGGCGGGCTGGTCGCGCCGTTCGCGGGGATCAAGCTGATCGATCTCGTCGTCACCTCAGTCGGCATGGCCTGA
- the kdpA gene encoding potassium-transporting ATPase subunit KdpA — MTVQGWLLILSFVGILLALTKPVGLWLHALYEGRRTPLHVVLSPIERGFYRLAGIDPAAEQGWRGYAVHLLLFNTALLILTYAVLRLQGVLPGNPQGLAGLSPHLAFNTAISFTTNTNWQSYAGESTLSNLSQMLGLTIHNFLSAATGIALAFALFRGFARHSAATIGNFWADVTRVALYLLLPVCILYTLFLIASGVPQTMAGVVDGSTLEGARQSILLGPVASQEAIKMLGTNGGGFFNANSAHPFENPTALTNFVQMLSIFVIGFGLTWTFGKAVGNTRQGWAILSAMLVLFLAGVTVTYAQEAAGNPLLHQAGVAGGNMEGKEVRFGIAASALFAVVTTAASCGAVNAMHDSFTPIGGMIPLFNIQLGEVVIGGVGAGIYGFLLFAILAVFVAGLMVGRTPEYVGKKIESREVKLAVLAIAVLPLVILGFTALSSVLQPGLAGPLNKGPHGFSEILYAFTSAVGNNGSAFAGLTANTPYYNGLLGVAMWLGRFFVIVPMLAIAGSLAAKKVVPASAGSFPTTGPLWVGLLVGIVLVLGGLTFLPSLALGPIADHLAMIRGQSF; from the coding sequence ATGACCGTTCAGGGCTGGCTCCTGATCCTTTCGTTCGTCGGCATCCTGCTGGCGCTGACCAAGCCCGTCGGCCTGTGGCTCCATGCGCTCTACGAAGGGCGACGCACGCCGTTGCACGTCGTGTTGTCGCCGATCGAGCGCGGCTTCTACAGGCTGGCCGGGATCGATCCGGCCGCCGAGCAGGGGTGGCGCGGCTATGCCGTGCACCTGCTGCTGTTCAACACGGCGCTGCTGATCCTGACCTATGCGGTACTCCGGCTCCAGGGGGTGCTGCCCGGCAATCCGCAAGGCCTCGCCGGCCTGTCGCCGCATCTCGCCTTCAACACCGCGATCAGCTTCACCACCAACACCAACTGGCAAAGCTATGCCGGCGAGAGCACGCTGTCGAACCTCAGCCAGATGCTGGGACTGACGATCCACAACTTCCTGTCGGCGGCGACGGGTATCGCGCTTGCCTTTGCGCTGTTCCGCGGGTTCGCGCGGCACAGCGCCGCGACGATCGGCAATTTCTGGGCCGACGTGACGCGGGTCGCGCTCTACCTGCTGCTGCCGGTCTGCATCCTCTATACGCTGTTCCTGATCGCCAGCGGCGTGCCGCAGACGATGGCGGGCGTCGTCGACGGCTCGACGCTTGAGGGCGCGCGCCAGTCGATCCTGCTCGGCCCCGTCGCCAGCCAGGAAGCGATCAAGATGCTCGGCACCAATGGCGGTGGCTTCTTCAACGCCAATTCGGCGCATCCGTTCGAGAACCCGACCGCGCTCACCAACTTCGTTCAGATGCTGTCGATCTTCGTCATCGGCTTCGGCCTCACCTGGACGTTCGGCAAGGCGGTGGGGAATACGCGCCAGGGCTGGGCGATCCTGTCGGCGATGCTCGTGCTGTTCCTGGCGGGCGTGACCGTCACCTATGCGCAGGAAGCGGCGGGCAATCCGCTGCTCCACCAGGCGGGCGTCGCGGGCGGGAACATGGAGGGCAAGGAGGTCCGCTTCGGCATCGCCGCCTCCGCGCTGTTCGCGGTCGTCACCACGGCGGCGTCGTGCGGCGCCGTCAACGCGATGCACGACAGCTTCACGCCGATCGGCGGCATGATCCCGCTGTTCAACATCCAGCTGGGCGAAGTCGTGATCGGCGGCGTCGGCGCGGGCATCTATGGCTTCCTGCTCTTCGCCATTCTCGCGGTGTTCGTCGCCGGGCTGATGGTGGGGCGCACGCCCGAATATGTCGGCAAGAAGATCGAGTCGCGCGAAGTAAAGCTGGCAGTATTGGCGATCGCGGTGCTGCCGCTCGTCATCCTCGGCTTCACCGCCTTGTCATCGGTGCTGCAACCAGGACTGGCGGGGCCGCTGAACAAGGGGCCGCACGGGTTCAGCGAGATCCTCTACGCGTTCACCAGCGCGGTCGGGAACAACGGCTCGGCCTTTGCCGGGCTGACCGCCAACACGCCTTACTACAACGGGCTGCTGGGCGTGGCGATGTGGCTGGGGCGCTTCTTCGTGATCGTGCCGATGCTGGCGATCGCCGGTAGCCTCGCCGCCAAGAAGGTCGTGCCGGCAAGCGCGGGCTCGTTCCCGACCACCGGACCGCTCTGGGTCGGGCTGCTCGTCGGCATCGTCCTGGTGCTGGGCGGCCTCACCTTCCTGCCGAGCCTCGCGCTCGGTCCCATCGCCGATCATCTCGCGATGATACGCGGCCAGTCGTTCTGA
- a CDS encoding cadherin domain-containing protein, which produces MTKRVSHPGAVNVPAAKHVGSQTPAEAAAIAAANTGIEIEAAAPKMVATVEAPGAMPVAMLQDAAAPAPAQDPAPATTTSYAETDSSDDQDYTPYIVGGVLLAGGIVALALSGGDDDDDGGSTPTPPPANTAPTFTSATTATIAENAPATTIVIDVNATDAQNNTITYSLGGTDAALFNINASTGEVTLKSSANFEAKSSYAITVTATDNGSPAASASQNITVTVTNVNEAPAFATATATATVAENSATSTVVFDANATDPDANTTLTYSLTGTDAAAFTIDAATGEVRFRASPDFETKSSYSVNVVASDGANGLTATQALTVNVTNVNEAPVFAAATATATVAENVPTSTVVFDANATDPDAGTTLTYSLGGTDAAAFTIDAATGEVRFRASPDFETKASYSFTVTASDGANPALTATQTVTVTVTDQGENQAPVFTSAATATVAENAAISTVILDANATDAENNAITYSLSGADAAAFTINATTGELRLNQSADFETKASYSLNIVATDNGNPAASTTQAVTVNVTNVNEAPVIAGGDAVTVAFDENVAIGTQVLDVNATDVDANTTLTYSISGADASSFTIDAATGVVAFAISPDFEAKTSYNFVVTATDNGNPALSDTQTVTVNINNLPDLVDLDGGTIPATETRTYSAANGNVSFGENAGEGNLSVITNFTAGDIIVTDVATSRYSFSSVGDDLVISLNNGGVVTSITLQDAVSPNALIFNEATAEAAIGFNFFQSSIPPAPPASNNLDGAGVPSVFDASQAANTYTDRAGITNNTTINGFSADDRIVVTGTSGTSAATRYGFTSIDNDLVITFNQGGITSRIVITDVVSPNALITNEASAEAAIGFDFFSYA; this is translated from the coding sequence ATGACGAAGCGTGTATCTCATCCGGGCGCCGTGAACGTGCCTGCCGCCAAGCATGTGGGCAGTCAGACCCCGGCGGAGGCCGCGGCGATCGCCGCCGCGAACACCGGTATCGAGATCGAGGCCGCCGCACCGAAGATGGTGGCGACGGTTGAGGCGCCGGGTGCGATGCCCGTCGCGATGCTCCAGGACGCCGCCGCGCCCGCGCCGGCACAGGATCCCGCGCCCGCGACGACCACCAGCTATGCCGAGACCGACTCGAGCGACGATCAGGATTACACGCCCTATATCGTCGGCGGCGTGCTGCTCGCCGGCGGCATCGTCGCGCTGGCGCTGAGCGGCGGCGACGATGACGACGACGGTGGCTCGACCCCGACGCCGCCGCCCGCCAACACGGCGCCTACCTTCACCAGCGCGACCACCGCCACGATCGCCGAGAATGCGCCGGCGACGACCATCGTGATCGACGTCAACGCGACCGACGCGCAGAACAACACCATCACCTATTCGCTGGGCGGCACCGATGCGGCGCTGTTCAACATCAATGCTTCGACCGGCGAAGTCACGCTCAAGAGCTCGGCCAATTTCGAGGCCAAGTCGAGCTATGCGATTACGGTCACGGCGACCGACAATGGTTCGCCCGCGGCCAGCGCTTCGCAGAACATCACCGTCACCGTCACCAACGTCAACGAGGCGCCGGCCTTCGCAACGGCGACCGCGACCGCGACAGTTGCCGAGAACAGCGCCACCTCGACGGTGGTGTTCGACGCCAACGCGACCGATCCCGACGCCAACACGACGCTGACCTATTCGCTGACCGGCACCGATGCCGCGGCGTTCACGATCGACGCGGCCACGGGCGAAGTCCGCTTCCGCGCGTCGCCCGACTTCGAGACGAAGTCGAGCTATAGCGTCAATGTCGTCGCCTCCGATGGCGCCAACGGCCTGACCGCCACCCAGGCGCTGACCGTCAACGTCACCAACGTCAACGAAGCGCCGGTGTTCGCCGCCGCGACCGCGACCGCGACGGTGGCCGAGAACGTTCCGACCTCGACCGTGGTGTTCGACGCGAACGCGACCGATCCCGACGCCGGCACAACGCTGACCTACTCGCTGGGCGGCACCGATGCGGCGGCGTTCACGATCGATGCGGCGACGGGCGAAGTCCGCTTCCGCGCCTCGCCCGACTTCGAGACGAAGGCGAGCTACAGCTTCACCGTCACCGCTTCGGACGGCGCGAACCCCGCGCTTACGGCGACCCAGACGGTCACGGTGACGGTCACCGATCAGGGCGAGAACCAGGCGCCGGTCTTCACGTCCGCGGCGACCGCGACGGTGGCCGAGAATGCGGCGATCTCGACCGTCATCCTCGACGCCAACGCGACCGACGCCGAGAACAACGCGATCACCTATTCGCTGAGCGGCGCCGACGCGGCGGCGTTCACGATCAATGCGACGACGGGCGAGCTGCGGCTCAACCAGTCGGCCGACTTCGAGACCAAGGCGAGCTACTCGCTCAACATCGTCGCGACCGACAACGGCAACCCCGCCGCCTCGACGACACAAGCGGTGACGGTCAACGTCACCAACGTCAACGAAGCGCCGGTGATCGCCGGCGGCGACGCCGTTACCGTGGCGTTCGACGAGAATGTCGCGATCGGCACGCAGGTGCTCGACGTCAACGCGACCGACGTCGACGCCAACACGACGCTGACCTACTCGATCAGCGGCGCCGATGCGTCGTCGTTCACGATCGACGCTGCGACTGGCGTCGTCGCGTTCGCGATCTCGCCCGATTTCGAGGCGAAGACGAGCTACAACTTCGTCGTCACCGCCACCGACAACGGCAACCCGGCGCTCAGCGACACGCAGACCGTCACCGTCAACATCAACAACCTGCCGGACCTGGTCGACCTGGACGGCGGCACGATCCCGGCGACGGAGACGCGCACCTATTCGGCGGCGAACGGCAACGTGTCGTTCGGCGAGAATGCCGGCGAGGGCAATCTCTCCGTCATCACCAACTTCACGGCGGGCGACATCATCGTCACCGACGTGGCGACGAGCCGCTACAGCTTCTCGTCGGTGGGCGACGATCTGGTGATCTCGCTCAACAATGGCGGTGTGGTCACCTCGATCACGCTGCAGGACGCGGTCAGCCCCAATGCGCTGATCTTCAACGAAGCGACGGCCGAAGCGGCGATCGGCTTTAACTTCTTCCAGTCAAGCATCCCGCCCGCTCCGCCGGCCAGCAACAATCTCGACGGTGCGGGCGTGCCGTCGGTGTTCGATGCCAGCCAGGCGGCCAACACCTATACCGACCGTGCGGGCATCACGAACAACACCACGATCAACGGCTTCAGCGCCGACGATCGGATCGTCGTCACGGGAACGTCGGGCACGAGCGCGGCAACCCGCTACGGCTTCACGTCGATCGACAACGATCTGGTAATCACCTTCAATCAGGGCGGCATCACGTCGCGCATCGTCATCACCGACGTGGTGAGCCCCAACGCGCTCATCACGAACGAGGCGAGTGCCGAGGCGGCGATCGGCTTTGATTTCTTCAGCTACGCCTGA
- the kdpF gene encoding K(+)-transporting ATPase subunit F — protein MRALPNAREGHAMTLDLWLAALTAAGLLLYLVAVLIRPERF, from the coding sequence ATGCGCGCCTTGCCGAACGCGCGTGAGGGTCACGCGATGACGCTCGACCTGTGGCTCGCGGCGCTGACCGCCGCCGGCCTCCTCCTCTACCTCGTGGCGGTGCTGATCCGCCCCGAACGCTTCTGA
- the kdpC gene encoding potassium-transporting ATPase subunit KdpC, translating to MNHDITSALRPAIVMTILFALLLGIGYPLAMTGIGQALFPAQANGSLVRDASGRVIGSAVVGQAFTSERYFRSRPSAAGQGYDGLASSGSNLGPTSQALLDRVKADIAARRAEGVTGLLPADMATASGSGLDPDISPANALAQAPRVARVRGLPIARVESLVRRHTAAPGILGDPTVNLLALNQALDLTR from the coding sequence ATGAACCACGACATCACCTCGGCCCTGCGGCCCGCGATCGTCATGACGATCCTGTTCGCGCTGCTGCTCGGCATCGGCTATCCGCTGGCCATGACCGGCATCGGGCAAGCGCTCTTCCCCGCCCAGGCGAACGGCAGCCTCGTTCGCGATGCGTCGGGCCGCGTGATCGGTTCGGCCGTTGTCGGCCAGGCCTTCACCAGCGAGCGATATTTTCGGTCGCGCCCGTCGGCGGCGGGCCAGGGCTATGACGGGCTCGCCTCCTCCGGTTCCAACCTCGGGCCGACCAGCCAGGCGCTGCTCGACCGCGTCAAGGCGGATATCGCCGCGCGCCGCGCCGAGGGTGTGACCGGCCTGCTTCCCGCCGACATGGCGACGGCGAGCGGCTCGGGGCTCGACCCAGATATCTCGCCCGCCAACGCGCTGGCACAGGCGCCGCGGGTAGCGCGGGTCCGCGGCTTGCCGATTGCGCGCGTCGAGTCGCTGGTGCGCCGCCACACCGCCGCGCCCGGCATTCTCGGTGATCCCACCGTCAACCTGCTCGCGCTCAACCAAGCGCTCGACCTGACGCGTTGA
- a CDS encoding sensor histidine kinase KdpD — MSEDGARPDPDALLRQAAREGRGRLKIFLGAAPGVGKTYEMLAEGAARRREGVDVVIGVVETHGRAETEALLRGHEILPRRAVPYEGRTLHELDPDALIARAPRLALIDELAHRNAPGSRHSRRWQDVEELLAAGIDVYSTLNIQHVESLNDVVAGFTRVRVRETVPDHLLEIAELEVVDIPPDELIERLKAGKVYLPEEATRALSHFFSKSNLSALRELALRRAAQAVDAQMLDHVRALGLGGTWAGTERIVVALSELPGADGLVRAAKRIADAQHAPWSAVFVETPRSARFGEGEHRRLAAAMDLATQLGGTVATVPAADVVAGIRAHLADARATQLVVGKSQRSRWFELRHGSVVDRLVRETPGVGVHVLPLDTPAPPPSPVRRSGEWGRPAGYAWTTAMVAGVTAAATLLAHVLDLGNVALLYLLPVMAAASLFGLRTGLFAGIASSLAYNFFFLPPTGTLTVSDPENVVSIVVLLGIAVATSHLAARVRAQADLAAASARTNAALAGFLRRLTALGSREEAARAICDELAPLFDAQAILLAPDASGELAILAASGAEYRLDTMDLAAARWAFDSAAPAGRGSGTLAGSEWRFQPLRAGERTLAVLGLADLGGGEPVRADRLPLLAGLADQAALVLERLRLEADMRDVEAVRTRDRLRAALLSSVSHDLRTPLTAVIAAAAELRHGATPDLIATIEGEAARLDRFITNLLDMARVEAGALDLRIEPIDLTDAVAGAAHDARRALSGHALRLDVPPDLPLVRADARLLHHILLNLFENAGRYAAPSGPITIEGAHRHGELSLSLVDEGPGLPPGREAQLFETFARVEGSDRAAGGTGLGLAIVKAFADAMGMTVTAANRTDRSGARFTLVFPAALIVREGVG, encoded by the coding sequence TTGAGCGAAGACGGCGCCCGCCCCGATCCCGACGCGTTGCTCCGCCAGGCGGCGCGCGAGGGTCGCGGGCGCCTCAAGATCTTCCTCGGCGCCGCGCCCGGGGTCGGCAAAACCTACGAGATGCTGGCCGAAGGCGCGGCGCGCCGGCGCGAGGGCGTCGACGTCGTCATCGGCGTGGTCGAGACGCATGGCCGCGCCGAGACCGAGGCGCTGCTGCGCGGGCACGAGATCCTGCCGCGCCGGGCCGTGCCCTATGAAGGGCGCACGCTCCACGAACTCGACCCCGACGCGCTGATCGCCCGCGCCCCGCGGCTGGCGCTCATCGACGAGCTCGCGCATCGCAACGCGCCGGGCAGCCGCCATTCGCGCCGCTGGCAGGATGTCGAGGAACTGCTCGCCGCCGGGATCGACGTCTATTCGACGCTCAACATCCAGCATGTCGAGAGCCTCAACGACGTCGTCGCCGGCTTCACCCGCGTCCGCGTGCGAGAGACGGTGCCCGATCATCTGCTCGAGATCGCCGAGCTCGAAGTCGTCGACATCCCGCCCGACGAGCTGATCGAGCGGCTGAAGGCGGGCAAGGTCTATCTCCCCGAAGAGGCGACGCGCGCGCTCTCCCACTTCTTTTCCAAGTCCAACCTGTCGGCGCTGCGCGAACTCGCGCTGCGCCGCGCGGCGCAGGCGGTCGACGCGCAGATGCTCGACCATGTCCGCGCGCTGGGGCTGGGCGGGACCTGGGCGGGGACCGAGCGGATCGTCGTCGCCTTGTCCGAACTGCCCGGTGCCGACGGCCTCGTCCGCGCCGCCAAGCGCATCGCCGACGCGCAGCACGCCCCCTGGAGCGCGGTGTTCGTCGAGACGCCGCGCAGCGCCCGCTTCGGCGAGGGCGAGCATCGACGCCTGGCCGCCGCGATGGACCTGGCGACGCAGCTCGGCGGCACCGTCGCCACCGTGCCCGCTGCCGACGTGGTCGCGGGCATCCGCGCGCACCTGGCCGACGCGCGCGCCACGCAGCTCGTCGTCGGCAAGTCGCAGCGGTCGCGCTGGTTCGAGCTTCGCCACGGCTCAGTCGTCGACCGGCTGGTGCGCGAGACGCCGGGCGTCGGCGTCCATGTCCTGCCGCTCGACACCCCCGCACCGCCGCCGTCGCCCGTCCGCCGGTCTGGCGAGTGGGGCCGGCCCGCCGGCTATGCCTGGACGACAGCGATGGTCGCGGGGGTCACCGCCGCGGCGACGTTGCTCGCGCATGTGCTCGACCTCGGCAACGTCGCGCTCCTCTACCTCCTGCCGGTCATGGCGGCGGCGAGCCTGTTCGGGCTTCGCACCGGGCTGTTCGCGGGTATCGCCTCCAGCCTTGCCTACAACTTCTTCTTCCTGCCGCCGACGGGCACGCTGACGGTCAGCGATCCCGAGAATGTCGTTTCGATCGTCGTGCTGCTCGGCATCGCCGTCGCGACCAGCCACCTCGCCGCGCGCGTTCGCGCACAGGCCGACCTTGCCGCCGCCAGCGCGCGGACCAATGCCGCGCTGGCGGGCTTCCTCCGCCGCCTCACCGCGCTCGGCTCGCGAGAAGAAGCGGCGCGGGCGATCTGCGACGAGCTTGCGCCGCTGTTCGACGCGCAGGCGATCCTGCTCGCCCCCGATGCGTCGGGCGAACTCGCGATCCTGGCGGCGAGCGGTGCCGAGTATCGCCTCGACACGATGGACCTCGCCGCCGCGCGCTGGGCGTTCGACAGCGCGGCGCCGGCGGGGCGCGGATCGGGCACGCTCGCGGGGTCCGAATGGCGCTTCCAGCCGCTTCGCGCCGGCGAGCGGACGCTCGCCGTGCTCGGCCTCGCCGACCTTGGCGGCGGCGAGCCCGTCCGCGCCGACCGGCTGCCGCTGCTCGCCGGCCTCGCCGATCAGGCGGCGCTGGTGCTCGAGCGATTGCGACTCGAGGCGGACATGCGCGATGTCGAGGCGGTCCGAACGCGCGATCGTCTTCGCGCCGCGCTCCTATCCTCGGTCAGCCACGATCTGCGCACGCCGCTCACCGCCGTCATCGCCGCCGCTGCCGAGCTTCGCCACGGCGCGACGCCAGACCTGATCGCGACGATCGAAGGGGAGGCGGCGCGGCTCGATCGCTTCATCACCAACCTCCTCGACATGGCGCGGGTCGAAGCGGGCGCGCTCGACCTGCGCATCGAACCGATCGACTTGACCGACGCGGTCGCCGGCGCTGCGCACGATGCCCGGCGCGCTTTGTCGGGGCATGCGCTGCGGCTGGACGTGCCGCCCGACCTGCCGCTCGTCCGCGCCGATGCACGGCTTCTCCACCATATCCTCCTCAACCTGTTCGAGAATGCGGGCCGCTATGCCGCGCCCAGCGGCCCGATCACGATCGAGGGTGCGCATCGACACGGCGAGCTCAGCCTGTCGCTGGTCGACGAGGGACCGGGACTGCCACCAGGCCGCGAGGCGCAGCTGTTCGAGACGTTCGCGCGGGTCGAGGGGTCGGACCGGGCGGCGGGCGGCACCGGCCTGGGGCTTGCCATCGTCAAGGCATTCGCCGACGCGATGGGCATGACCGTCACCGCCGCCAAC